The sequence ACCAGCTTCAAGAACATCTGCTCCTGTAACAAGGAGCAAAGCAAAGGCTAAAGCCAAAAGCAGTTCAGAGTCAGACTCCTCATCTGAGGATGAAGAACCTGCAAAAACCAAGGCACCTGCAAGTAAACCTTCCACCCCTGTCGCAAAGGCGGCAACTCCTGCAAAGGCAGCAAAAGCAGCAAAGGCAGCCACCCCGGCAAAGGCAGCAACCCCAGCAAAGGCTAAAGCACAAAGCAGTTCAGAGTCCGGCTCCTCATCTGAGGATGAAGAACCTGCAAAAACCAAGGCACCTGCAAGGAAACCTTCCACCCCTGTTGCAAAGGCGGCAACTCCTGCAAAGGCAGCAAAAGCAGCAAAGGCAGCCACCCCGGCAAAGGCAGCCACCCCGGCAAAGGCAGCCACCCCGGCAAAGGCAGCCACCCCGGCAAAGGCAGCCACCCCGGCAAAGGCAGCCACCCCGGCAAAGGCTAAAGCACAAAGCAGTTCAGAGTCCGGCTCCTCATCTGAGGAAGAAGAACCTGCAAAAACCAAGGTGACCGCAAAACCAGCCTCAAAAACTTCTACTCCTGTAACAAGGAGCAAAGCAAAGGCTAAAGCAAAAAGCAGTTCAGAGTCCAGCTCCTCATCTGAGGATGAAGAACCTGCAAAAACCAAGGCAACTGCAAAGCCAGCTTCAAAAACTTCTACTCCTGCAGCAAAGGGTGTCAACGCAAAGGCTAAAGCAAAAAGCAGTTCGGAGTCTGGCTCCTCATCTGAGGATGAAGAACCTGCAAAAACCAAGGCACCTGCAAGTAAACCTTCCACCCCTGCCGCAAAGGCGGCAAAGGCGGCAACCCCGGCAAAGGCGGCAACCCCGGCAAAGGCGGCAACCCCAGCAAAGGCAGCAGCAGAAGAGAGTAGTTCTGGATGGGGCTCCACATCTGAAGATGAAGAGCCAGTCAAAGCAAAACCAGCTCCTGCTAAAGCTGCCACCCCAGCTTCAAAGGCTGCCACCCCGGTAGCAACAAAAAAGGCAGTGGCAAAGAGCAGCTCTGAGTCAGAGTCATCATCTGAGGAGGAAGAACCGGCTAAAGCTAAGCCAGCTACGAAGCCTGCGACTCCTGCTGCAAAGACAGCTGCTGCAGAAAGTAGTTCAGACGCTGACTCCTCATCTGAAGATGAGACTGTGAAAGCGAAGCCTGCGGCGGCTAAACCTACTGCCAAGCCTGCTGCCAAGCCTGCCACTCCCGCTGCCAAGCCCTCCACACCTGCTTCAAAGGTTGCCACCCCCGCAGCAGAAAGCAGTTCAGAGTCTGACTCTTCATCCGAAGAAGAGGACGAACCTCCGAAAGCCAAGCCAGCTGCAACCAAAGCCACCGCTCCCCCAGCAAAGGCTGCAGCAGCCCCTGCAGAGAGCAGTTCAGACAGCGGCGACTCTTCTGAAGAAGAAGCCGAAGCAAAGACCAAACCTGTGGCCAAGAAGGCAGCAGCGGTGGCTAAACCCGCAGCTCCAGCCAAGAAGGCCGAGGAGAGTAGCTCCGATTCGTCGGGCAGCTCAGACTCTGAGACGCAGATCAAGAACACCCCTGCCAAGGCTGCCGTCGCCAACGGCAAAGCTCCCAGAGCTGCGTCGGCTAAACCCGCTGAGTCATCATCCAGTGATAGCAGTTCAGAAGAAGAGGCCAGTGGGAAAAGTAAAACTTCTACACCCGCTGCACCAGCCAAGACCACTAAAGGTAAAGACAGCAGCAGCTCGGACAGCTCAGACGATGAAGAGGACGCGTCCGCAAAAGCTGCCACCACGCCTCAGACCAATGGTAAGTGAAGACTGATCTAAAAGTGTGGGCAAGATAACAATGGCAAAGTGAAATGaactttctttttcaattgatGCAGGCACTAATGGCTTGCAAAAGGATGACAATTCTTCAGAAACTAAAATGATGCATGCAAAGACTCCAACGTACAAAAAAGCAACCACCACCCCACAAACGTTTCCCAAAGCCAACAAGGTAGAGCAAcaacactcgcacacacatgaCACAACAAAGGTCCTAAAACCACTGACGTGTTTACAGTCCAAGGGTCCTTTCCGAAGAATACGGGAGGAAGAAGTCCCCGTGGACCCCCGCCTTGCTGACAACTCTTTTGAAGCTAGGGTAAGAAAGAACTACTGAAGTGTGAGCCGCTCCTGTGGCAGTTGCTGCTAATATGGCCATACTTCTCGTTTTCAGAAGGGTTCCAATTACGATTGGGGCCTGAGAGCAAATCAAACTCTCCGCTCAACCAAAGGCAAATCGTTCCGCCAcgaaaagacaaagaagaagagggGAAACTATCAGGGCGGCGCCATCAGCACCTCGGTCAACTCGATTAAGTTTGACAGCGACTGAAGAGTTTGCCCTCTCCCAATCTCATCTGAACTCTGCATCACCTGTGAGACGGGCATCCGAGACACTTGATACTTTGACACGTACCGTTTAGTTCGAAAGTAACACTTGAGGTTAGTCAAAGGCATGCTAATGACGCCTTATAGCCACAAGGTGGCTGAAGAAAGCCATCCTTCCCAACACAAAGGAAACCTGTATGGTTCAAGTTTTTCCCCATGTATGCATTGCAGCCATCCAATTGATGTTGCAGATTGATTGTACACATTTATCAATGTATAATGTGAACATTGGAGAGggtttgtactttgtagtgtttCTTGTGTCACCGAGGACATGTTTTATGGTctgtatttattgtgttttagtCCAATTAATCAAGTAGGATCTCatatattgtcatttttttatgggCCATTTTTCCTCGTAACAATTCAGCTTTTCATATTTCCTATTAATGGGTAGACATTTTAGTCACCTAACTCTTGTACTTAATTTGCTGGGTTtaactgtacttttttttgtctccaacCTTATTGTTAGTTCTAAAATTAACAATATTGTCAAGACCAGTACTGTAGTGGTGTATTTGCTTGCCACCAGGTAGCAGTCTCATTCAAATATTGCAAATAATTTCacttttgtgacatttcaagATTGTCTTATTTTCTCTGAACAATAAAGTGGAGTAAattgaaaacacaaatggtCTTTACCTCTTAAGAGATTTAGCTGTTAGCTGTTCTATCTGTATGCAGTTCATTAGAATGCTCTCGTCAAGTTATCCAAATCTTATACTGGTGCAAAATACTGAAACTTGTAAGATTTAGGGTGAATAGGTCAGAAACTAAAGATGGCTACATTTGCTTAGTTCCTTTATTCCTTGGGCTAGCCCTGATTTGAGGGTTTAACTCAATTGTGAAGATtccaataaaatgtaaaagtttGACATACATCTAACGGCAACAAATGCATGATATTGGCCACCTAATTGCAAACTACAGGACAGTATataaaacaatgcaaatgatcaATACAAACCTTTAATTTGCATAACATTCACCATATAAAGTGTTTCAGTGAGCAATATATACGTAATTTGAAATTACACACAAATATACCTTTAAGTGtgtcattacaaaaaaagagataaaTGGTAAAACAAGCTTGGGCGTAACTATGGTGATGCTAACAGACTTCATTTTCCACATCGGTCAAATAAGCCTCAATAGTCTTAACAAAAGGTCACATGCTGTCaacaaatacatatttatatattcccCATGATAAAAATGTGTATTGCATTGATGGCAACCCTTACAGGCACGTTCTCCATGCTTCATGACGCCCCTCATGGATACAGTCCTTGAAACTGTTCAACAAAATGTCTCTAATTACTCCCGCTTGTATACCACCTTTGGTCTCCATTATGTCTTTGGCATGGCAAAGTCCCAGGCGGTGTCCTGAGCACACTTCCACATGGCGCGCACCAATCGAGTGAAGCCCATGTCTTTGGGTTTCTCCAGCCCACGCATAAGTCGCTGCTTCATAATGGCGATGAACTCCTTATTACTGAGCTCGCCATTTCCTGGGGAAGAGTGGGCGCTTGAGAGGGAGAAGCGAAATAAAACGACCGCTTACCTACCATCACAGTCGAACAAGGCGAAGACCACGTCGCACACGTGATCTGACAACTCCACTTTGGCTACGGTGCGGGCCACCTGTTTCATGGTTACTGGCAGAAGGAGAACCACAGAGCAGGAAAGTCATTAGTGCAGAAGGATAACAGTGTGTGGTGGGCATGTAATTGGAAAGACACTGCGAGTCTCTGCCTTTGGACCAGAAGCAGCAGAGTGCCACTCACAGTCCGACAGATATGAAAATAAGAACGAACGGCTGATCGCATCTGTGTGTACTACTCAAAACTACTCTGACTAAGAGGATGACGAAGAAGACAGAACTCAAGGAGAAGTGTGAGGGGGAAAGAAAGCCCCAGGCAGACgatgaaatgttgaaaaactaTTTGATCTCATCCTCGATATTTTGGCTGCACCTCAAAAATGGAAGAGTGGAAAAGGTGAGTGTAAGAAAGTGATGCTGGGAAGAAAAGGCTTgccaagaaaataataaaaatgattccaTTCAAGGCGTTTTTGGCCACAACTCAGAGAGACTCCCTTATCCAGCTTTCGATACAGTCGTGCtctataaataataatgcatcATAATTTCTTGATTGGTTAATATCAGGATGAAGGAAATGAAATCAGCTCAAGTTATGAGGGGCCAAAATCAAAAAGGAAGGATGCTTTACCTTTATCTATGGACGCCCCAGCCATGTGGTAGAAACTCAGTGCCGTGTCCACATCATTGACATTCTTCAGGAAGGTGAAGAAATTCTCCACCTCCTCAAATGTGATGCCCTGCaccaagggggaaaaaaaaacaaggctcAAAATCAATgcgaaataaatgaaaagtgtACAATGTGTAACCAGTCATGACCGGGTCGCgtcaaaataacacaaaggTCATCTAAATTTTGCCGAAAGCTGCGAGCATGATGCCGTTGAGCTGTGTGACACAAATGGGCAGAGGCGTTGGGCACGCATGGATGAACAGTGTGCTGTGGAGTGCCCAACAGCTCCATATGCATAACACAACATGACTGCCACATTGGTTTATAAGATAATAAAACGTTTATGCGCGCACACAGCTCTACCTGTGCATCCTTAAACATCTTCTTCAATCCCTTCTGCATCTGCTTGAGTTTACGAGACTGAACGCCGCTGTAAGCCAGCAGCATCCCACCAAACTGTCTCTCGGAAATTCGACCATCCACTGGATCATTCCGCTCAAACTGGAGGTGAAAGCGCAGGAGAGACTGATGACAAGTGAGTGCACGTGAACAAAGAAATTTACAGGCTGCACGTGGCATGATGGGAAACGGTAAATTCTGGTGTCAGGCTTCAAGTTGAATCAAGCACTGGAGTGGAAcagttttgaatttgtgtgtttttcacaAAGTTCCGGCAAAGTGTGGACCTTGGCTATGTCAGGTCAATCCTGGCGATTTATATCTTGACAGCCTTTACCCTTTGCGCCCGAACGTGCTAACCTCTCACAATTCATACCTAAAAATCTCTGAATTgtgctgctttgttttttaaaccatCAGGTCAATGGTGTAATCAGATTACCTCCAGTTTAAGCACATCATGCTGCAGCTTCCTCTGAAACTCCAGGAAGCTTCCAATGGTGAGTTTTCCCTTCAAGTCTTCTCCAAAGAAATAGGTGGTGAGTGCCGAACTGCAGCCAGCTGTCTTTAGAGTGTTGCCTGTGGTGGAGCGATCGCGGTGTCTCATGCCCATGCTGGTTTGAGAGCGAATAATGCTCTGGACCTGGACATGGTGAATGGATAATGACAAATGGTAGATGTAACCTTGACACCACTTCCCAGACAAACCTGTTCAAACTCCTCCAGGTCTACTTCTCCATCACCGTTGAGATCAAACATCTTAAAAGCGATTTCAAAGTTCCTCTGGGGGGCTGAAGagcacagaaaacacacacaaatggattCTGAAATCAAAGTCCTACAGAAATGACAggactcttaaaaaaaaaataatccatccatccatcatctgagATCATGATATTTAAGAGACAGGCTTGGTGTTGATATTACAAACTGGGTCTTGGGtgaaaagaacaaatgtgGACTTACTGGACAGCACAGTGGTGAGGAAGATGTAGTCAGAGAAGGAGATGAGGCCACATTCTCCCAAAGTGTAAAATATGCTGTCTTCATCTGCAAACTTTTCCCTCTCTTGGGCTATCTTCTGCTCAAATCACACCaggcaaacaaagaaaaacatataagAAGAATGTATTTGATTAAGACCAGGCCTTATTAGCTTTCAGTGGTGTCTCTACACCCGCAACAAGCTACcctcaaagacaaaaaaataataataataattgacaGAACACAAGAGGACCAGTGTGCGTTAGACTGAATATGTTAGGATGATACAGTGCAATATCAGTCATGCAAGTGCTGCATACACATGAGGCTATACAGGCAGGTGAGGTCGGTGGTGACAAATACTCGGTAGTGGGTGGCTGTGCAAACTTTATACCGGAGGCCGTACTCACAGTGTGAAATTGACACAACAAGAGAGGAAACATCACAAGACagcagcacaaacaaacacactattgatAAAACATCTGAAACACAAACCAAACGGTATTATTACAAagaaatttcattttcatactctcacacatacacacattttttttttttcccctgttaGCATGTGTATAGTTACAGCCTTGCATGACAGTGTGAATTAATCGCATGCACACTGCACACTCGGTGAAGAAAAGGCTAAATAGACGCTTTCCCACTAGTGGATCGCTCCACTAAATAAGAGTGGACATATAGACGGCGCATGCCTTGGgaagggaaggggaggggaggaggaggagggggggggttcagGGGTGGTACACTAAGCCTTGGTGGAGTTACCTCCGTCTGTCAGAGGTCCATttcagaagaagaggaagaatgaGAAAGAATTGTTAGAGAACGGCATGGCCTCTGCTGTCTTAAGCAGGGTCTTGAACGATAGACACACATGTATGTATATTCATATCGTTTTTCttacacacaaagacaaatgcgcacacacacctacacaaaagtgtcaaactaaaatgaaaacaacgaTAATAAAAGAGCCCCAAAATACAAAAGATTTGTCATTTGGTAATGGCCAGTGGAGCttgagaataaaaaatattagagACTCACAAATGTTACTGTGCTACAGCAATATCATGTCGAATATACAGTGAAAcctcaaatcttttttttttttaattaaataaaaaaatagcatcaaAGAATGATTGATGAGATTCCACTTTGacaattttaaattgtattaatttgatggagatataaataaacaatcatTTTGAGGCATTGCCTCTTGGTAGGTAAGCAAAggctcaataaataaataaacaaaataaataaatgttggtTTTGGGCCACAACTACAACATCAAATgtatgattatttatttttggaggTGTTATgtagaaaaaataattcaggttaaaaaaaatttacaagAAATGACAGAGTCTGTATTTAGCGGTAATTGTCGCGGTATCTCAAATGACTGATCCACAAAAGACTGTAACCCTCATTATTAGTACTCAAGTTAATTAACAATGAACGCTTCATTTGACAGAGCCTGCCCACTGATTGGTGTCAACATTACAGCTGTCAGAGCAAATCTGAATATGCTCCGTTAATAAGTATCTGCGCtcagccattttgtgtttCTACCAATCTCTACGCATTAAACTAAGCGCATACGCCCGCAGGAAAATTATGAGAGCAACTGACTAGTCAAGGCACAAATACACTTGTGACAGAGCTGCTGACGATGCCGTCAAATGAATCACAACTTCCAGATGAGGTTGAGAGTTTGGTCAAGGCTAATCTTGTTTCCTAGCAGCCACATTTGAACTAACTTCTAAAGTCTGACAAATTTGAGGTCTTGTTTTGTACAGCCAGTAGCTTGCAAGCCAAGCGGCTCTTCCTTTCACATtaccgcactataaggcgcaccttcaatgaatgacccattttaaaactttgtccatatataaggcacaccggattataaggcgtaccttcaatgaatggcccattttaaaactttgtccatatataagatatatacatttggcccgcgggttggactttggacacacctgctgtagtggctcaatattggtccatatataaggcgcacctgattataaggcgcactgtcagcttttgagaaaattggaggtttttaggtgcgccttatagtgcggaaaatacggtactctaaTCCTTTCTAAGTACACGATTTGCTAAACGTGGTCTcaaatcaaacacacacaaaaagaatgaCTCTCTGAACTTCAGAATTAATCTGGATAAAAATGCTTGTGTGTAATATTTGGGACAAAATTACCATAGACTGCAATATGGTTGAATTTGTGGGTGTAGAGAACATTAACCATTTGTAGCTGGTCCTCAGACATAACAGGTAGATTGTGTTTATTCTATACAAGTGAAAAACTGATTCTGATGCTTCGCCAACACATTTTGGTTGCTGAGAAATGCCAAACCCTCAGAGGACCATGTGACCCAAAACCTCTTCTTGATCAGGAGAGCATATAGCAATGGAGAGAAAATTACAGCAAGTAAATCTCATGTGACATTCATCGAGAGACAAGCAAAACAGTGAAAACATGGAGGAACTGTTGAAATTAAGTCCAACCCGAGGCCTGCTGGAACTTCCTGTGAAATTGGTACAAGTGAACATAACAGCTCGGGTGattagaaatgaaatgaaacccATACACgcgcacatacacaaacacaatcccAATAATTGACGTACAACGTGGCTTTTCATTCAGAAGGCCACAGCATATAAGAAACAGTTTCAACCACTTATAAGGTACATAATTCCCATCTTGAGTGACTTTAAACCATGCTCTTCAGGCATCATGCAGTAGTGACATCTCAGCAATCCAAAGGATGAATTGGTGAAGGCTACCAAGCACATCAAGACAGCCTCAGTGCTAGCTAACGGGGGCCATTACTTGGGCCCCTGTGTTACCACCATGCGCAGAAAGAGGGCGCCACCACCAGCTGCTTTCTGAAGAAGACGCTGATAACAGGGCATGCTGAGGAAATGGGCATGAGAGCCAAACCAAAGCGTGTCATAACTCTtcgaaaagaaataaaaggagAGTGAGGAATTTATTTATAACGAACAAGAGAGGGAGCTTGAATGCAGGGGAACAGCCGTTTTATGATTTCGAAATCGGTGACACATTTGAAAGATTTGCAGTTGTGTCTTTCTTAAAAGTAGTCTACAATGGTTTCTCGTGAGGCTCACATTCTAGTTGCTCCTCCGTTCTGCTGCACAAGTGTTTAGGAATTCTAAGAGAAATAAAGTGGAAAGTTTACGTTTGAATAATTTAGTAAGGTTGGTATAGCAGACAGCTGCAAGCACCGGGTTTACACAAAGAGCACTGGGGAGATCTTTGATATAGTGGGCAACTCAATGAGTTTCTGTTAGTATAATGCTGAAACACGAGGCAATGACAAAAGCAGCAATGGGTTGTATGTCACCATCACTGACAGACACCCCTCTCATTACGCTTTAACTTGACTGATCTGCTCTGGGCCAAATAGAGTTTACGCAGATCATTTACTTCCATTTGGTAAGAGAGTCACATTCTCTTGTGTTTTCCAAAGACACTTAAGTGAACATCCCATCAATCGATTGCTTAAAATGAGCATAGATAGTAGTTTACCTTTAAAaattataacttttttttaaatatactcTTCTCCAAATGGATTC is a genomic window of Syngnathus acus chromosome 15, fSynAcu1.2, whole genome shotgun sequence containing:
- the nolc1 gene encoding nucleolar and coiled-body phosphoprotein 1 isoform X20, whose amino-acid sequence is MAEHKSVPSDLYKCVYSFLLENKFTKAAQQFVKNVKVSPQDPNEEPLLNIYDFWVKSPQARKRKGITDKTEAAGSVAKKAKASKESSSSEESSSEEDEASAKVQNSTAAKAAPVKAAATKPAAAKAASSSSKKSSKSEEKKTPAKAPVKPTAAASGTRKKDSSSSSEESDSEEEQATKAPSKPVSATKPKAPVPAIGAAKKKTESSSSEETSSEDEEPAKAPVKPAQVKTVAAATDSSSEDSSSEEEAPPSKKPKAGVYSAVPPPPTLQKAGAAAATKAKDDDSSDSSEEDDEKKVVAKPVPQKKTGPTKPALKKPAVTKESSSDSSDSSSDEEEPQKPPVKATPVKAAALKQTPAKKDDSSSEDSSSEDEAPAKPAAKPAAKPAAKPAAKPAAKPAAKPSTPAAAESSTDSSSEEEEAPKAKPVAAKAAVKVTTTAAAAESSSDSDYSSEDEEPAKAKPATAKPAKPASKTSTPVTRSKAKAKAKSSSESDSSSEDEEPAKTKAPASKPSTPVAKAATPAKAAKAAKAATPAKAATPAKAKAQSSSESGSSSEEEEPAKTKVTAKPASKTSTPVTRSKAKAKAKSSSESSSSSEDEEPAKTKATAKPASKTSTPAAKGVNAKAKAKSSSESGSSSEDEEPAKTKAPASKPSTPAAKAATPAKAAAEESSSGWGSTSEDEEPVKAKPAPAKAATPASKAATPVATKKAVAKSSSESESSSEEEEPAKAKPATKPATPAAKTAAAESSSDADSSSEDETVKAKPAAAKPTAKPAAKPATPAAKPSTPASKVATPAAESSSESDSSSEEEDEPPKAKPAATKATAPPAKAAAAPAESSSDSGDSSEEEAEAKTKPVAKKAAAVAKPAAPAKKAEESSSDSSGSSDSETQIKNTPAKAAVANGKAPRAASAKPAESSSSDSSSEEEASGKSKTSTPAAPAKTTKGKDSSSSDSSDDEEDASAKAATTPQTNGTNGLQKDDNSSETKMMHAKTPTYKKATTTPQTFPKANKSKGPFRRIREEEVPVDPRLADNSFEARKGSNYDWGLRANQTLRSTKGKSFRHEKTKKKRGNYQGGAISTSVNSIKFDSD
- the nolc1 gene encoding nucleolar and coiled-body phosphoprotein 1 isoform X16; this translates as MAEHKSVPSDLYKCVYSFLLENKFTKAAQQFVKNVKVSPQDPNEEPLLNIYDFWVKSPQARKRKGITDKTEAAGSVAKKAKASKESSSSEESSSEEDEASAKVQNSTAAKAAPVKAAATKPAAAKAASSSSKKSSKSEEKKTPAKAPVKPTAAASGTRKKDSSSSSEESDSEEEQATKAPSKPVSATKPKAPVPAIGAAKKKTESSSSEETSSEDEEPAKAPVKPAQVKTVAAATDSSSEDSSSEEEAPPSKKPKAGVYSAVPPPPTLQKAGAAAATKAKDDDSSDSSEEDDEKKVVAKPVPQKKTGPTKPALKKPAVTKESSSDSSDSSSDEEEPQKPPVKATPVKAAALKQTPAKKDDSSSEDSSSEDEAPAKPAAKPAAKPAAKPAAKPAAKPAAKPSTPAAAESSTDSSSEEEEAPKAKPVAAKAAVKVTTTAAAAESSSDSDYSSEDEEPAKAKPATAKPAKPASKTSTPVTRSKAKAKAKSSSESDSSSEDEEPAKTKAPASKPSTPVAKAATPAKAATPAKAATPAKAAKAATPAKAATPAKAKAQSSSESGSSSEEEEPAKTKVTAKPASKTSTPVTRSKAKAKAKSSSESSSSSEDEEPAKTKATAKPASKTSTPAAKGVNAKAKAKSSSESGSSSEDEEPAKTKAPASKPSTPAAKAATPAKAAAEESSSGWGSTSEDEEPVKAKPAPAKAATPASKAATPVATKKAVAKSSSESESSSEEEEPAKAKPATKPATPAAKTAAAESSSDADSSSEDETVKAKPAAAKPTAKPAAKPATPAAKPSTPASKVATPAAESSSESDSSSEEEDEPPKAKPAATKATAPPAKAAAAPAESSSDSGDSSEEEAEAKTKPVAKKAAAVAKPAAPAKKAEESSSDSSGSSDSETQIKNTPAKAAVANGKAPRAASAKPAESSSSDSSSEEEASGKSKTSTPAAPAKTTKGKDSSSSDSSDDEEDASAKAATTPQTNGTNGLQKDDNSSETKMMHAKTPTYKKATTTPQTFPKANKSKGPFRRIREEEVPVDPRLADNSFEARKGSNYDWGLRANQTLRSTKGKSFRHEKTKKKRGNYQGGAISTSVNSIKFDSD
- the nolc1 gene encoding nucleolar and coiled-body phosphoprotein 1 isoform X19, whose translation is MAEHKSVPSDLYKCVYSFLLENKFTKAAQQFVKNVKVSPQDPNEEPLLNIYDFWVKSPQARKRKGITDKTEAAGSVAKKAKASKESSSSEESSSEEDEASAKVQNSTAAKAAPVKAAATKPAAAKAASSSSKKSSKSEEKKTPAKAPVKPTAAASGTRKKDSSSSSEESDSEEEQATKAPSKPVSATKPKAPVPAIGAAKKKTESSSSEETSSEDEEPAKAPVKPAQVKTVAAATDSSSEDSSSEEEAPPSKKPKAGVYSAVPPPPTLQKAGAAAATKAKDDDSSDSSEEDDEKKVVAKPVPQKKTGPTKPALKKPAVTKESSSDSSDSSSDEEEPQKPPVKATPVKAAALKQTPAKKDDSSSEDSSSEDEAPAKPAAKPAAKPAAKPAAKPAAKPAAKPSTPAAAESSTDSSSEEEEAPKAKPVAAKAAVKVTTTAAAAESSSDSDYSSEDEEPAKAKPATAKPAKPASKTSTPVTRSKAKAKAKSSSESDSSSEDEEPAKTKAPASKPSTPVAKAATPAKAATPAKAAKAATPAKAATPAKAKAQSSSESGSSSEEEEPAKTKVTAKPASKTSTPVTRSKAKAKAKSSSESSSSSEDEEPAKTKATAKPASKTSTPAAKGVNAKAKAKSSSESGSSSEDEEPAKTKAPASKPSTPAAKAATPAKAAAEESSSGWGSTSEDEEPVKAKPAPAKAATPASKAATPVATKKAVAKSSSESESSSEEEEPAKAKPATKPATPAAKTAAAESSSDADSSSEDETVKAKPAAAKPTAKPAAKPATPAAKPSTPASKVATPAAESSSESDSSSEEEDEPPKAKPAATKATAPPAKAAAAPAESSSDSGDSSEEEAEAKTKPVAKKAAAVAKPAAPAKKAEESSSDSSGSSDSETQIKNTPAKAAVANGKAPRAASAKPAESSSSDSSSEEEASGKSKTSTPAAPAKTTKGKDSSSSDSSDDEEDASAKAATTPQTNGTNGLQKDDNSSETKMMHAKTPTYKKATTTPQTFPKANKSKGPFRRIREEEVPVDPRLADNSFEARKGSNYDWGLRANQTLRSTKGKSFRHEKTKKKRGNYQGGAISTSVNSIKFDSD
- the nolc1 gene encoding nucleolar and coiled-body phosphoprotein 1 isoform X18, translated to MAEHKSVPSDLYKCVYSFLLENKFTKAAQQFVKNVKVSPQDPNEEPLLNIYDFWVKSPQARKRKGITDKTEAAGSVAKKAKASKESSSSEESSSEEDEASAKVQNSTAAKAAPVKAAATKPAAAKAASSSSKKSSKSEEKKTPAKAPVKPTAAASGTRKKDSSSSSEESDSEEEQATKAPSKPVSATKPKAPVPAIGAAKKKTESSSSEETSSEDEEPAKAPVKPAQVKTVAAATDSSSEDSSSEEEAPPSKKPKAGVYSAVPPPPTLQKAGAAAATKAKDDDSSDSSEEDDEKKVVAKPVPQKKTGPTKPALKKPAVTKESSSDSSDSSSDEEEPQKPPVKATPVKAAALKQTPAKKDDSSSEDSSSEDEAPAKPAAKPAAKPAAKPAAKPAAKPAAKPSTPAAAESSTDSSSEEEEAPKAKPVAAKAAVKVTTTAAAAESSSDSDYSSEDEEPAKAKPATAKPAKPASKTSTPVTRSKAKAKAKSSSESDSSSEDEEPAKTKAPASKPSTPVAKAATPAKAATPAKAAKAAKAATPAKAATPAKAKAQSSSESGSSSEEEEPAKTKVTAKPASKTSTPVTRSKAKAKAKSSSESSSSSEDEEPAKTKATAKPASKTSTPAAKGVNAKAKAKSSSESGSSSEDEEPAKTKAPASKPSTPAAKAATPAKAAAEESSSGWGSTSEDEEPVKAKPAPAKAATPASKAATPVATKKAVAKSSSESESSSEEEEPAKAKPATKPATPAAKTAAAESSSDADSSSEDETVKAKPAAAKPTAKPAAKPATPAAKPSTPASKVATPAAESSSESDSSSEEEDEPPKAKPAATKATAPPAKAAAAPAESSSDSGDSSEEEAEAKTKPVAKKAAAVAKPAAPAKKAEESSSDSSGSSDSETQIKNTPAKAAVANGKAPRAASAKPAESSSSDSSSEEEASGKSKTSTPAAPAKTTKGKDSSSSDSSDDEEDASAKAATTPQTNGTNGLQKDDNSSETKMMHAKTPTYKKATTTPQTFPKANKSKGPFRRIREEEVPVDPRLADNSFEARKGSNYDWGLRANQTLRSTKGKSFRHEKTKKKRGNYQGGAISTSVNSIKFDSD
- the nolc1 gene encoding nucleolar and coiled-body phosphoprotein 1 isoform X25, with amino-acid sequence MAEHKSVPSDLYKCVYSFLLENKFTKAAQQFVKNVKVSPQDPNEEPLLNIYDFWVKSPQARKRKGITDKTEAAGSVAKKAKASKESSSSEESSSEEDEASAKVQNSTAAKAAPVKAAATKPAAAKAASSSSKKSSKSEEKKTPAKAPVKPTAAASGTRKKDSSSSSEESDSEEEQATKAPSKPVSATKPKAPVPAIGAAKKKTESSSSEETSSEDEEPAKAPVKPAQVKTVAAATDSSSEDSSSEEEAPPSKKPKAGVYSAVPPPPTLQKAGAAAATKAKDDDSSDSSEEDDEKKVVAKPVPQKKTGPTKPALKKPAVTKESSSDSSDSSSDEEEPQKPPVKATPVKAAALKQTPAKKDDSSSEDSSSEDEAPAKPAAKPAAKPAAKPAAKPAAKPAAKPSTPAAAESSTDSSSEEEEAPKAKPVAAKAAVKVTTTAAAAESSSDSDYSSEDEEPAKAKPATAKPAKPASKTSTPVTRSKAKAKAKSSSESDSSSEDEEPAKTKAPASKPSTPVAKAATPAKAATPAKAAKAAKAATPAKAATPAKAKAQSSSESGSSSEDEEPAKTKATAKPASKTSTPAAKGVNAKAKAKSSSESGSSSEDEEPAKTKAPASKPSTPAAKAATPAKAAAEESSSGWGSTSEDEEPVKAKPAPAKAATPASKAATPVATKKAVAKSSSESESSSEEEEPAKAKPATKPATPAAKTAAAESSSDADSSSEDETVKAKPAAAKPTAKPAAKPATPAAKPSTPASKVATPAAESSSESDSSSEEEDEPPKAKPAATKATAPPAKAAAAPAESSSDSGDSSEEEAEAKTKPVAKKAAAVAKPAAPAKKAEESSSDSSGSSDSETQIKNTPAKAAVANGKAPRAASAKPAESSSSDSSSEEEASGKSKTSTPAAPAKTTKGKDSSSSDSSDDEEDASAKAATTPQTNGTNGLQKDDNSSETKMMHAKTPTYKKATTTPQTFPKANKSKGPFRRIREEEVPVDPRLADNSFEARKGSNYDWGLRANQTLRSTKGKSFRHEKTKKKRGNYQGGAISTSVNSIKFDSD